One part of the Sphingobacterium sp. LZ7M1 genome encodes these proteins:
- the murG gene encoding undecaprenyldiphospho-muramoylpentapeptide beta-N-acetylglucosaminyltransferase — MAHRVIISGGGTGGHIFPAIAIANALKNLSPDIEILFVGANGKIEMERVPAAGYEIVGLDIVGINRQSLLKNISLPFKMLKSLWKARKVLKEFKAEAAIGVGGYASGPLLMMANMMGLPTVIQEQNSFAGVTNKKLGAKAKKICVAYEGMERFFPADRVLLTGNPIRKSSVAIEGKREEAIHAFGLDLDKKTLLVTGGSLGALTLNDSIKAGLEELVAAGIQVIWQCGSYYYEKLNAELADQLPETIKLMPFLERMDYAYAAADVIVARAGAGTISELCVVGKPVVLVPSPNVADDHQTKNANALVEKDAALMVKDNVAREELVPTVLALFQEESKQKELGEHILKLALADADEVIAQEVLSIIENRK, encoded by the coding sequence ATGGCGCATCGAGTAATCATAAGTGGTGGTGGAACCGGAGGGCATATCTTCCCGGCGATAGCGATAGCCAATGCGTTAAAAAACCTGTCTCCAGATATTGAGATCCTGTTCGTAGGGGCCAATGGCAAAATTGAGATGGAAAGAGTACCGGCAGCGGGATATGAAATCGTAGGACTGGATATCGTTGGGATCAACCGTCAGTCCTTACTGAAAAATATAAGTCTTCCATTCAAGATGTTGAAAAGCTTGTGGAAGGCGAGGAAAGTTCTTAAAGAGTTTAAAGCGGAAGCGGCGATTGGTGTTGGCGGTTATGCATCTGGGCCATTATTGATGATGGCGAATATGATGGGGTTGCCGACGGTAATCCAAGAGCAGAATTCCTTTGCAGGGGTGACAAACAAAAAGTTGGGTGCTAAGGCCAAAAAGATCTGTGTTGCCTATGAAGGCATGGAAAGGTTCTTTCCGGCAGACCGCGTTTTGTTGACCGGTAATCCGATCCGTAAATCTTCAGTAGCCATTGAAGGTAAACGAGAGGAAGCTATCCATGCTTTTGGATTGGATCTGGACAAGAAAACCTTGTTGGTTACTGGTGGAAGCCTTGGTGCATTGACCTTGAATGATAGCATTAAAGCCGGTTTGGAGGAATTGGTGGCAGCAGGAATACAGGTAATCTGGCAATGTGGTAGCTACTACTACGAGAAATTGAATGCTGAACTGGCAGATCAATTACCGGAGACCATCAAGTTGATGCCATTCTTAGAGCGTATGGATTATGCTTATGCAGCAGCTGACGTTATCGTGGCGAGAGCAGGAGCAGGGACCATATCAGAATTATGCGTGGTAGGTAAGCCAGTGGTCTTGGTGCCATCGCCAAATGTAGCGGATGACCATCAGACCAAGAATGCAAATGCCCTGGTTGAAAAGGATGCCGCCCTGATGGTGAAAGATAATGTGGCTCGTGAAGAGCTGGTTCCTACGGTCTTGGCTTTGTTTCAGGAAGAAAGCAAGCAGAAAGAACTAGGCGAACATATTCTGAAATTGGCTTTGGCTGACGCAGATGAGGTGATCGCACAAGAAGTATTGAGTATAATAGAAAATAGAAAATGA
- the murC gene encoding UDP-N-acetylmuramate--L-alanine ligase, whose amino-acid sequence MNIDKIKRVYLLGIGGIGMSGLARYFSRLGCEVAGYDRTSTELTRTLEAEGMPISYADDVDSVPASFKSASDETLIIFTPAIPKDLKLKAFFVDHGHELFKRSQVLGFISASRFTIAVAGTHGKTTTSTMVAHVLKHSGFDCSAFLGGISTNYQNNVLFGENDVVVVEADEYDRSFLTLHPNIAIVTSADADHLDIYGDPQELITSFEMFLDRVVDDGKKIVKIGLPFSGDISYAREQVCDAYAENVRVENGEFYFDYHSADLVIKDIHLGIPGLHNVENAVAAITVAHLLDIPADKIVAALSDFQGVKRRFEYIVKSDKNVYIDDYAHHPEELRAFLTSMKKLYPNKKLTVVFQPHLFSRTRDFVDGFAEVLALADELLLMEIYPARELPIPGVDSRWLLNKIELENKRLVSPEEVLEIVKTEDPELLVTVGAGDIDKLVKPLKEELNHAK is encoded by the coding sequence ATGAATATCGACAAAATAAAAAGAGTTTATCTACTGGGTATCGGCGGAATCGGCATGAGCGGATTGGCTCGTTATTTTAGTCGTTTGGGCTGTGAGGTGGCCGGTTATGACCGTACCTCAACAGAGCTTACCAGAACATTAGAAGCGGAAGGCATGCCGATCAGTTATGCTGATGATGTGGATTCCGTTCCTGCTTCTTTTAAATCGGCAAGCGATGAAACCCTGATCATTTTCACACCTGCTATTCCAAAGGATCTAAAATTGAAAGCGTTTTTTGTTGATCACGGACATGAACTGTTCAAACGCTCTCAGGTACTTGGTTTTATCTCTGCAAGTAGATTTACCATTGCAGTTGCAGGTACACATGGAAAGACAACAACTTCGACCATGGTAGCACATGTTTTGAAACATTCTGGTTTTGATTGCTCAGCCTTCTTAGGCGGCATCAGTACCAATTATCAAAACAATGTTCTCTTTGGAGAAAATGATGTAGTGGTGGTTGAGGCCGATGAATATGATCGCTCATTCCTGACCCTGCATCCAAATATTGCCATCGTGACGTCTGCGGATGCGGATCACTTGGATATCTACGGCGATCCTCAGGAGTTGATTACTTCTTTTGAGATGTTCCTGGATAGGGTCGTAGATGACGGAAAGAAAATCGTAAAGATTGGATTGCCTTTTTCAGGTGATATCAGCTATGCAAGAGAGCAGGTCTGTGATGCCTATGCAGAAAATGTAAGGGTGGAAAATGGAGAGTTCTATTTTGATTACCACTCTGCAGATTTAGTGATCAAGGATATCCATTTAGGAATTCCAGGATTGCACAATGTTGAAAATGCAGTTGCGGCCATTACGGTTGCACATCTTTTGGATATCCCTGCTGATAAAATCGTTGCGGCATTATCTGATTTCCAAGGTGTGAAAAGACGCTTTGAATATATCGTGAAGTCTGATAAGAATGTGTACATCGATGATTATGCACATCATCCAGAAGAGTTGAGGGCTTTTTTGACCTCGATGAAAAAACTGTACCCAAACAAGAAATTGACGGTAGTTTTTCAACCGCACCTTTTCAGCAGGACAAGGGATTTTGTTGATGGCTTTGCAGAAGTGTTGGCCTTGGCAGATGAGTTGCTGTTGATGGAAATCTATCCGGCAAGGGAATTGCCAATCCCAGGTGTTGACTCAAGATGGTTGTTGAACAAGATCGAATTGGAAAACAAGCGTTTGGTAAGCCCAGAGGAAGTTCTAGAAATCGTGAAAACAGAAGATCCAGAATTATTGGTAACCGTTGGAGCTGGAGATATTGACAAATTGGTGAAACCTCTTAAAGAAGAATTGAACCATGCTAAATAG
- the ftsA gene encoding cell division protein FtsA, which translates to MKPRIVENEKENPIIVGLDIGTTKICVTVGRRSGSNKVELLGVGKAESAGVNRGVVANIQKTVTSIREAVAVAEGQSNVDIKVVNVGIAGQHIKSIQHRGILTKNDDDEIGRLDIERLISDMYKLVLPPGEEIIHVLPQEFTIDNEPGIKEPIGMAGRRVEANFHIISGRVTDIKNIKRCVDNSDLEVSELILEPLASSEAVLDEEEKTAGVVLVDIGGGTTDVAIFHEGIIRHTAVIPLGGNIVTEDIRQGCAVLRNQAEQLKVRYGSALADENKENEVICVPGIRGREAKEISVKNLAYIIQARMEEIIEHVFYEIKSSGYEDKLIAGIVITGGGAQLKHLVQLVEYITGIDCRIGYPNEYLAKTDMLNKQAFEELKSPLYATGIGLLIKGIQSIEEEEKRNEEKFIKKTAPTQGKVKEGVKEIAEGQNKKEGWLTRFLGDWIKDGADIDDDTFIGKK; encoded by the coding sequence ATGAAACCTAGAATTGTAGAAAATGAAAAAGAAAATCCAATTATCGTTGGATTGGACATCGGTACGACAAAGATCTGCGTAACTGTAGGTCGTCGTAGTGGATCGAACAAGGTTGAGTTATTAGGTGTAGGGAAAGCGGAATCTGCCGGCGTAAATCGTGGAGTTGTTGCCAACATCCAGAAGACCGTTACAAGTATCCGTGAGGCTGTTGCTGTGGCTGAAGGTCAATCCAATGTTGACATCAAAGTTGTCAATGTAGGTATTGCCGGACAGCACATCAAGAGTATCCAACACCGTGGTATTTTAACAAAGAATGACGATGATGAAATCGGACGCCTGGATATCGAGCGTTTGATCTCGGACATGTACAAATTGGTACTGCCTCCGGGAGAGGAGATCATCCATGTCTTGCCACAAGAATTTACCATTGACAACGAACCTGGTATCAAGGAACCAATCGGTATGGCGGGAAGAAGAGTGGAAGCTAACTTCCATATCATTTCTGGTCGTGTTACCGACATCAAGAACATCAAGAGATGTGTGGACAACTCGGACCTTGAAGTTTCTGAATTGATTCTTGAACCTCTTGCATCATCCGAGGCTGTGTTGGATGAAGAGGAAAAGACTGCAGGTGTTGTGTTGGTGGATATCGGTGGTGGAACTACCGACGTTGCTATCTTCCATGAGGGCATCATCCGTCATACGGCTGTTATTCCTTTGGGAGGAAATATCGTTACGGAAGATATCCGTCAAGGTTGTGCCGTATTGCGCAATCAAGCTGAGCAATTGAAAGTACGTTACGGATCAGCTTTAGCCGATGAGAACAAAGAGAACGAGGTTATCTGTGTACCTGGTATCAGAGGAAGAGAAGCTAAAGAAATTTCCGTTAAGAACTTAGCATATATCATTCAAGCGAGAATGGAAGAGATCATCGAGCACGTGTTCTATGAAATCAAATCTTCAGGTTATGAAGACAAATTGATTGCAGGAATCGTGATCACTGGTGGTGGTGCACAATTAAAGCACTTGGTTCAATTGGTAGAATATATCACTGGAATCGATTGTCGAATTGGATATCCGAATGAATACCTTGCAAAAACCGATATGTTGAACAAGCAGGCATTTGAAGAATTGAAGAGCCCATTGTATGCAACCGGTATCGGTCTATTGATCAAAGGGATTCAGTCGATCGAGGAAGAAGAGAAACGGAATGAAGAGAAATTCATCAAAAAGACTGCGCCAACACAAGGAAAAGTGAAAGAAGGCGTTAAAGAAATAGCGGAAGGTCAAAACAAAAAAGAAGGGTGGTTGACTCGTTTTTTAGGCGATTGGATCAAAGATGGGGCGGATATAGACGACGACACATTCATCGGTAAGAAATAA
- the murD gene encoding UDP-N-acetylmuramoyl-L-alanine--D-glutamate ligase: MSNIAHTYYPQTGRLVILGAGESGVGAAILGKDKGFDVFVSDMGTIADTYKATLEKEGIAFEEGQHTQELVINADLVVKSPGIPEKAPLIKELRGLGLPIISEIEFAAQYTDAKLLCITGSNGKTTSTLLTYHILKNAGLNVGLAGNIGNSFALQVAREQHDAYVLEISSFMLDDMYHFRADVAVILNITPDHLDRYDYKMENYVASKFRMVQNQKPTDYFIYCKDDPETMAALEKHPTAAMHLPFTQEGTVDTGAYLDEEKNLYILIPNREAFIMNIEELSLQGKHNVYNNMASGLVAKAQELRNQTMKESMGSFVNVEHRLEHVACIGGVNYINDSKATNVNSVWYALESFSTDIVLIMGGVDKGNDYEMLKDLVKSKVKAIICIGKDTGRIHEAFEDDTDVIVNSASMSDAVQIASHLAKKGDTVLLSPACASFDWFKNYEDRGDKFKEAVMTL; this comes from the coding sequence ATGTCGAATATAGCACACACATATTACCCTCAAACTGGCCGCCTAGTGATCTTAGGCGCAGGCGAGAGTGGAGTTGGTGCAGCGATCCTAGGTAAGGATAAGGGTTTTGATGTGTTTGTGTCAGATATGGGAACGATAGCTGATACGTATAAAGCCACTTTGGAAAAAGAGGGGATTGCATTTGAAGAGGGGCAGCACACACAGGAATTGGTTATCAACGCCGATCTAGTGGTGAAGAGCCCAGGGATTCCGGAGAAGGCTCCATTGATAAAAGAATTAAGAGGTTTAGGTCTACCGATCATTTCGGAAATCGAGTTTGCAGCTCAATATACGGATGCCAAATTATTGTGCATCACGGGTTCAAACGGCAAGACAACATCAACCTTGTTGACTTACCATATATTGAAGAATGCAGGTCTGAATGTAGGTCTAGCTGGAAATATAGGAAATAGCTTTGCCTTGCAGGTAGCTAGAGAGCAACATGATGCTTACGTTTTGGAGATCTCCAGTTTTATGCTGGATGATATGTACCACTTCCGCGCTGATGTTGCCGTGATTTTGAATATCACACCCGATCATTTGGATCGATATGATTATAAGATGGAGAATTATGTGGCCTCGAAGTTCCGCATGGTTCAAAATCAAAAGCCGACGGATTACTTTATCTATTGTAAAGATGATCCGGAGACGATGGCAGCCCTGGAGAAACATCCAACAGCAGCAATGCACCTGCCATTTACACAGGAAGGAACCGTAGATACCGGTGCGTATCTGGACGAGGAGAAGAATTTGTACATTTTAATACCAAATAGAGAAGCTTTTATCATGAATATCGAAGAATTATCACTGCAAGGCAAGCACAATGTTTACAACAACATGGCTTCAGGACTGGTTGCTAAGGCTCAGGAATTGAGGAACCAAACGATGAAGGAGAGCATGGGTTCATTTGTGAACGTGGAACACAGATTGGAGCATGTAGCTTGTATCGGTGGGGTTAATTATATCAATGATTCTAAAGCGACCAATGTCAATTCGGTTTGGTATGCACTTGAGAGTTTCTCTACGGATATTGTGTTGATCATGGGTGGTGTAGATAAAGGCAACGATTATGAAATGTTGAAAGACCTTGTGAAATCAAAAGTGAAAGCAATCATCTGTATCGGAAAGGATACGGGCCGTATTCATGAGGCTTTTGAGGATGATACGGATGTAATCGTCAATAGCGCCTCGATGAGTGATGCTGTTCAGATCGCATCTCATTTGGCGAAGAAAGGTGATACCGTATTGTTATCGCCAGCATGTGCCAGCTTTGACTGGTTCAAGAACTACGAAGATCGTGGTGATAAATTTAAGGAAGCGGTAATGACTTTATAA
- the mraY gene encoding phospho-N-acetylmuramoyl-pentapeptide-transferase, which yields MLYYLFTWLNEHVHIPGAGLFQYISFRTAMAVILSLIITTVFGSRLIRLLHQKQVGETIRDLGLEGEKKKQGTPTMGGLIIIAGILIPTLLFAKLDNIYIILMIITTIWMGAIGFLDDYIKVFRKNKEGLAGKFKVIGQVGLGVLIAITMYFHPEIVARQQVANPTSSKPVEVIINPSTGEKTYAENVKSTKTNIPFYKNNEFDYAKVLDVFGINSPLATFFVFLVVVVFIITAVSNGANITDGIDGLATGTSAIIGITLAILAYVSGNIIFADYLNIMFIPNSGELVIFAGAFVGACTGFLWYNAYPAQVFMGDTGSLAIGGIIAAFAILIRKELLIPVLCGIFLIENLSVILQVSYFKYTKKKYGEGRRIFLMSPLHHHYQKKGYHESKIVTRFVIVSIMLAILTIVTLKVR from the coding sequence ATGCTTTACTATTTATTCACTTGGCTTAACGAGCACGTACATATTCCAGGTGCTGGATTATTCCAATATATCTCGTTTCGTACGGCCATGGCAGTCATCCTTTCGTTAATCATCACAACGGTATTTGGTAGCCGATTGATTCGTTTACTGCATCAAAAACAAGTGGGAGAGACCATCCGTGATTTAGGATTGGAAGGTGAGAAGAAAAAACAAGGAACCCCTACAATGGGAGGTCTGATCATCATCGCCGGTATCTTGATCCCAACATTGCTCTTTGCAAAATTGGATAATATCTACATCATCCTGATGATCATCACAACGATCTGGATGGGTGCAATCGGGTTCTTGGATGACTACATCAAAGTATTCCGTAAGAATAAAGAAGGATTGGCTGGGAAGTTCAAGGTGATTGGTCAAGTGGGATTGGGCGTATTGATCGCGATCACGATGTATTTCCACCCTGAGATTGTTGCTAGACAGCAAGTGGCAAATCCTACTTCTTCAAAACCGGTGGAAGTGATCATCAATCCATCAACAGGGGAGAAGACCTATGCCGAGAATGTGAAGTCTACCAAGACGAACATTCCTTTTTACAAAAACAATGAGTTCGATTACGCCAAAGTGTTGGACGTATTCGGTATCAATAGCCCTTTGGCAACGTTCTTTGTTTTCTTGGTTGTTGTCGTGTTTATCATCACGGCAGTCTCCAATGGAGCTAACATTACAGATGGGATCGATGGCCTCGCCACGGGAACCTCCGCTATTATAGGGATTACCTTGGCCATATTGGCCTATGTATCCGGTAACATCATTTTTGCGGATTACCTGAACATTATGTTTATCCCGAATTCGGGTGAGCTGGTAATCTTCGCGGGTGCATTTGTTGGAGCCTGTACAGGTTTCCTTTGGTACAATGCCTACCCTGCACAGGTATTTATGGGAGATACGGGTAGTTTGGCGATCGGTGGTATCATTGCTGCTTTCGCGATCCTGATCCGTAAAGAATTATTGATTCCGGTATTGTGTGGTATTTTCTTGATCGAGAATCTATCGGTTATCCTTCAGGTTTCCTACTTCAAGTATACCAAGAAGAAATATGGCGAAGGCCGAAGGATTTTCCTGATGTCGCCTTTGCACCACCATTATCAGAAAAAGGGTTATCATGAGTCCAAGATCGTGACGCGATTTGTGATCGTATCGATCATGTTGGCCATATTAACCATAGTTACATTGAAAGTAAGATAG
- the ftsZ gene encoding cell division protein FtsZ, whose translation MSIQFEMLKENSSIIKVIGVGGGGGNAVNHMYKQGISGVDFIVCNTDAQALELSPIPNKVQLGASLTEGMGAGADPDVGENSAIESIEDIKRMLGTNTKMLFITAGMGGGTGTGASPVLAKAAKELGILTVAIVTTPFTFEGKRRRMQAEDGLGELRKYVDSYLVISNDRLREIFGNLTMTAAFAKADDILTTAAKGIAEIITIPGYVNVDFKDVRTVMNDSGVAIMGNAVATGEQRALDAVTGALASPLLKDNEIEGARYILLNITSGTREVTMDEVAIITDYIQEKAGLSADLIWGNCIDANYEEELSVTIIATGFQTSEERVKEKEMEKIAIPLTPEVSTSAFVKPVTTNQFVDRSNTEASAFVKPSTPVDSPSNQAPQSDLFSNKAAVAAQQANAVEKNESQIVRHTLELDDNSDVEEIEEDPNPHGFELKTSPSLFEFKLPTVFDTYKPTEEKEEPTPEPVNEVVQPKAEIELEEAKKEETNFEDQLLKTKERILRLKELSMKLKSSNGLQELENEPAYKRKQKTLDDVPHSSESQVSRFTLSFDDGETEIRPNNSFLHDNVD comes from the coding sequence ATGTCGATACAATTTGAAATGTTAAAGGAGAACTCATCAATTATCAAGGTAATTGGTGTAGGTGGGGGCGGCGGAAACGCAGTCAATCACATGTATAAGCAAGGAATTAGTGGTGTTGATTTCATAGTTTGCAATACAGATGCGCAAGCTTTGGAGCTTAGCCCTATTCCAAACAAGGTGCAATTGGGAGCGAGTCTTACAGAAGGTATGGGTGCTGGCGCTGATCCTGATGTTGGTGAAAACTCAGCTATCGAAAGTATTGAGGATATCAAACGCATGTTGGGTACCAATACAAAGATGCTTTTCATTACTGCAGGAATGGGTGGTGGTACTGGTACTGGAGCTAGTCCGGTGCTTGCCAAGGCAGCAAAGGAATTAGGAATCTTGACCGTTGCTATCGTTACAACTCCATTTACATTCGAAGGTAAACGTCGTCGTATGCAAGCAGAAGACGGTTTGGGAGAACTTCGCAAATACGTTGATTCTTATCTAGTTATTTCAAACGACCGTTTGCGCGAAATCTTCGGGAACCTGACGATGACTGCTGCATTTGCCAAAGCAGATGATATCTTGACCACTGCGGCCAAAGGTATAGCAGAGATCATCACCATCCCTGGATATGTAAACGTCGATTTCAAGGACGTTCGTACCGTAATGAACGATTCTGGTGTTGCGATCATGGGTAATGCTGTGGCAACAGGTGAACAACGTGCATTAGATGCTGTAACAGGCGCGTTGGCATCACCATTATTAAAAGACAATGAAATTGAAGGTGCTCGTTACATCCTATTGAACATTACTTCCGGTACCCGTGAAGTAACCATGGATGAGGTTGCGATCATTACAGACTATATCCAAGAAAAAGCTGGCCTTTCAGCTGACTTAATCTGGGGTAACTGTATCGATGCAAACTACGAAGAGGAACTTTCAGTAACCATAATCGCTACTGGTTTTCAGACTTCTGAAGAGCGTGTGAAGGAAAAAGAAATGGAAAAGATTGCCATTCCTTTGACTCCTGAGGTATCGACTTCAGCATTCGTTAAACCGGTAACGACCAATCAATTCGTGGATAGAAGCAATACTGAAGCTAGTGCTTTCGTGAAGCCTAGTACGCCAGTGGACTCGCCATCGAATCAAGCTCCACAAAGCGACTTGTTTTCAAACAAAGCAGCAGTAGCTGCCCAACAAGCAAATGCAGTGGAAAAAAACGAATCTCAAATCGTTCGCCATACATTGGAATTAGATGATAACTCTGATGTGGAAGAAATTGAGGAAGATCCAAATCCACATGGATTTGAATTAAAGACTTCGCCATCACTGTTCGAGTTCAAGTTGCCTACTGTATTTGATACATACAAACCTACCGAAGAGAAGGAAGAGCCAACTCCAGAACCAGTGAACGAAGTTGTTCAGCCAAAAGCTGAAATCGAGTTGGAAGAAGCGAAGAAAGAAGAAACTAATTTCGAAGATCAGTTGTTGAAAACCAAGGAGCGTATCCTTCGCCTGAAAGAACTGAGCATGAAGTTGAAATCTTCAAATGGTCTTCAAGAGCTTGAGAATGAGCCAGCTTACAAAAGAAAGCAAAAAACATTGGATGATGTTCCTCATTCCTCAGAATCTCAGGTTTCCCGTTTCACCCTATCTTTTGATGATGGTGAGACTGAAATCAGACCGAACAACTCCTTTCTACACGATAATGTAGATTAA
- a CDS encoding cell division protein FtsQ, giving the protein MLNRIRNIQWRQVGYFFLGLVAIVGVGMLMSLVNKKDQVQECTALKVMVEGKETFIDQNDISSMIKEKFGAVVGKQLNQLPLQQIETELKKSPYVSNADVHMDMDGTMRVSVQQREVVVRIINQGGQEFYVDSKGNKIPVTLKYVPHVMVANGNIKEGYKKSLEPVQSQLVKDLVRIVEETKADELWSNQIVQLYVNDERDIEIVPRVGSQQLIIGNADSLSYKLERLKKFYTHILPRVGSDAYSKVNVKYSGQIVCERKGDWFIDSLQMKINKKI; this is encoded by the coding sequence ATGCTAAATAGAATAAGAAATATACAATGGCGTCAAGTCGGCTATTTTTTCTTAGGATTAGTGGCCATCGTAGGTGTCGGCATGTTGATGAGCTTGGTCAACAAGAAAGACCAGGTGCAAGAATGTACCGCACTCAAAGTGATGGTAGAAGGAAAGGAGACTTTCATTGATCAGAATGATATTTCATCGATGATCAAGGAGAAGTTTGGAGCAGTGGTAGGCAAGCAATTGAACCAATTGCCATTGCAACAGATCGAAACGGAATTGAAAAAATCACCATATGTATCCAATGCTGATGTTCATATGGATATGGATGGTACAATGCGCGTTTCCGTTCAGCAGCGCGAGGTTGTTGTCAGGATCATCAATCAAGGTGGGCAGGAGTTCTATGTAGACTCCAAAGGAAATAAGATTCCAGTGACCTTAAAATATGTACCGCATGTCATGGTTGCAAACGGAAATATCAAAGAGGGCTATAAGAAATCTTTGGAGCCTGTACAGAGCCAGTTGGTGAAAGACCTGGTTAGGATCGTTGAGGAAACAAAAGCAGATGAGCTTTGGAGCAACCAGATCGTCCAACTTTATGTCAATGATGAAAGAGATATCGAGATTGTTCCTAGAGTGGGCAGCCAACAATTGATCATCGGAAATGCAGACTCTTTAAGCTACAAGTTGGAACGTTTGAAGAAGTTCTATACGCATATCCTTCCAAGAGTAGGCTCCGATGCATACAGCAAGGTGAACGTGAAGTATAGCGGACAGATCGTCTGCGAGCGCAAGGGTGATTGGTTTATCGATAGCCTGCAAATGAAAATTAACAAGAAGATTTAA
- a CDS encoding FtsW/RodA/SpoVE family cell cycle protein: MEYIFSKLKGDKWIWIIVILLSIWSLLAVYSSVGTLAYKEGKGTELYLFKHLFIVVAGLVMMYLSHKLDYRYYAGISKLLMVVTIPLLLYTLVFGSKVNDASRWLTIPVINQTFQTSDLAKLALITFLARMLSRKQEEIKDVKKSFIPIMGAVCFVFVLIAWANLSTALMLFGVSVLLLLIGRISFKQIAVVCMGGGVLLMLVIFMGPRRATYISRIQGFFNTEEVHEGKGSFQDDKNYQANNAKIAIATGEMFGKGVGNSVQRNVLPHPYSDFIFAIIIEEYGTIGGAVLLFLYIALMYRCIRIVTLSPRAFGAFLAAGLGFSLTIQALANMAVAVGLGPVTGVPLPLVSMGGTSILFTSVALGIILSVSRNVEELKVKEEKEVVKAPRKVVVGSI; this comes from the coding sequence ATGGAATACATTTTTTCTAAACTAAAAGGCGATAAATGGATCTGGATCATTGTGATCTTGCTATCCATTTGGTCACTATTAGCTGTTTATAGCTCAGTAGGCACCTTGGCATACAAGGAAGGAAAAGGTACAGAACTTTATTTATTCAAACACCTTTTCATCGTTGTTGCAGGTTTAGTGATGATGTATCTATCACATAAGTTGGATTACCGCTATTATGCTGGGATTTCCAAGTTGCTTATGGTAGTCACGATTCCATTGTTGTTATATACCCTTGTTTTCGGTAGCAAGGTAAATGATGCCAGTCGTTGGTTGACTATTCCCGTGATCAATCAGACTTTCCAGACTTCGGATTTGGCGAAATTGGCCTTGATTACCTTCTTGGCGAGGATGCTGTCCCGCAAACAAGAGGAGATCAAGGACGTGAAGAAATCCTTTATTCCGATAATGGGAGCGGTTTGTTTTGTATTCGTATTGATCGCTTGGGCAAACCTTTCCACAGCCTTGATGCTGTTTGGGGTGAGTGTATTGTTGTTGTTGATCGGTCGTATCAGTTTCAAACAGATTGCAGTGGTGTGTATGGGCGGAGGAGTGCTGTTGATGCTGGTGATCTTTATGGGGCCTAGACGAGCTACTTATATCAGCCGTATTCAAGGTTTCTTCAATACAGAAGAAGTGCATGAAGGGAAAGGGTCCTTTCAGGATGATAAAAACTACCAGGCAAACAATGCCAAGATAGCGATTGCTACGGGTGAGATGTTTGGTAAAGGTGTCGGTAACAGTGTTCAGCGTAACGTTTTGCCTCACCCATATTCAGATTTTATTTTCGCCATTATCATTGAGGAGTATGGCACGATCGGAGGGGCGGTGTTGCTCTTCCTGTATATAGCATTGATGTATCGATGTATCCGGATTGTCACCTTAAGTCCGCGGGCCTTCGGGGCATTTCTGGCAGCCGGGTTGGGCTTCAGTCTGACGATTCAGGCTTTGGCAAACATGGCGGTTGCCGTTGGTCTTGGACCAGTGACCGGGGTTCCTCTTCCATTAGTGAGTATGGGGGGAACATCGATCTTGTTTACGAGTGTAGCCTTAGGGATCATCCTAAGTGTGAGCCGTAATGTTGAAGAGTTGAAAGTTAAAGAAGAAAAAGAAGTTGTAAAGGCTCCACGCAAAGTGGTAGTTGGCTCAATTTAA